The stretch of DNA CAAATTCGACGTGTCCGAATGAATGCTCAAGTGGTCAGTCGAGCTCGGGGAACTCGACATACATTATGTGCCGAGAACGACCATCAAGGCTTAGGCGGTCGACTTCATCTTGGAATTGACTCCCCTCGAAAGCAGTAACATCAAGCGTACCGAGCAACGGTAGAGCTTGCACGTCGACGGCTCGGCAAACACAAAAAGGGGTGGGGCCGACCTCGTCCTAAAAAGGCCCGACGGTTGGTCATTCAATCACGCACTCCGCTTCGGGTTCAAGCCCACTAACAATGAAGCCAAATACTAAGCACTCCTATTCGGGCTTAAACTAGCCCTCGAGCTCCAAGTCTAAGACATCGAGGTTTTCATCGTCTCCCAACTGGTTGTCGGCCACATCAATGGAGATTATGAGGCTCAAGACGTTACCATTTCAAAATACCTATCTAAGGCAAAGAAACTCGCTAGCTGCTTCCAACGCTTCGACATAACAAGGCCGCCACGGGCGCAGAACGCCCAAGTCGATGCCTTGGCAAAACTTGCCTCGGGTGATAGCATCGAATTGCCTCCGGAAGTCGAGCAGCTTCCCTACCGAACCATGGTGGCCAAAGAGGTGGCCACGACCGGTACAACCCCGACTTGGGTGGAAGAGATCCTCCGCTACAAAAGAGATGGGACACTGCCAGCCAACAAGGCGGCCTCCCAATGACTCCGATGTAGATAGGTGTGGTATTGCGAGACGAACAGACGGCTATATCGGAGGTCGTTCACCCAACCGCTCCTGCACTGCTTGAATCCCATGGAGGCCTAGACGGATTTAGTCGAGGTGAACGAAGGGATCTACGGGGAGCACATTGGCGGTCAGACGTTAGCCTTCAAAATCCTCCGACAAGGATATTACTGGCCAACCATGCGTCGAGATGCTGCGGCATACGTACATCGATGCTAGCAGTGTCAGAAGCATCCCCGAGCACATCATCAACCTGCAATTTCGCTAACCGCCCTAGACAGCACATGACCCTTTGCGTAATGGGGGATGAACCTCCTTGGCCCATTCTCATCGACCTCGGGGCAGCAAAAATTCCTCATCATCGGAGTGGATTACTTCACCAAATGGGTGGAGGCCGAGCTACTAGCATCTATCACCGAGAAGCAAGTAGAAGGGTTTATATGGAAGAACATTATTACTTGCTTCGGCATCCCTAAAGCCATCATCACTAACAACGACACACAATTCAACAATTGAAGGTTCAAAAGATTCTGCTCGGGCTATGGTATACAACTGAGGTTTAGCTCGGTAGCTCACCCCCAAACTAATGGCCTAGCCGAGATAACCAACCGGGCGATATTGGAAGGCCTGAAGAGAAGAGTCACGGGAGCTTAGAGCACCTGAGTTGATGAATTCCCAAGCATATTGTGGGCCTCCCGAactattagtcataggtgcccaacaagccaatcacgtgagtgatggcacgtgtgacttgatacggaatctttttgcttattatattttggcatttatcactttatattgactattgcatatatgcatgtatatattgtgttgtccatggatctgtgcaatgaaaatcagatcgtgatgagaacatgataatgagaccgatttgtctttaaacacaaatcctaaataatcccgatcataggttactcgagagggacatcgagataaccggacagactggtgtgctgtatacccgtccatatgatggatgcagctggtcccatagctactcgtgtggggatactagggatacagtacaatgcttattggagaatgagttcactgcttgttccgcttacggaatgctggatggttgatgataccttattgtcagatagcgattctgtagtcttagtggtgtatctagtccttagacttgagaaactaaggatgtcctgtatgagtgctttattttttgataccagacttatatgtttgaatGTCCCAGATTTAGTATAgtcgtcatcgggagtggtagtaaaccttatgagggctattgagtgtcgatagaggatcattcactctcggtgtcatgagaggaatatctcatgtgtttttgctcagacaaatccctaactagggtcattcagtttgagagagaaagaattctccgggagaatctgattagagtgagacacgagtagaaaccatatgggtctgacagcaccatgtcaaatatacgatctctgagatattagatggatgagggattataggtacacggtaaatgaggacagacaggtccaatggattggattcccctatatcgtctggggactgcggcgtagtggcctagtaaatccgcaatcgatgagtcaagtgaattattatggagataataattcactaagccagaaggagttttgacatgtatgactcaagactagctcgatattgagcctagagggtcacacacatatggtaggcattgcgatgagtggaggttcggatatgagatatccgtcggagcctctatcttattggatatccaataagcccctgaattattgaatctcatggacgagatccaataagagcccatgagagattattggacagagatccactaatctaagaggcttgagtggttggatgaagatctaatacccaataggggaggatctattagggttaagttgatatgagacctctataaataggagggattcaatgattAATAGGTtaaagcttttgcttgcctctatatcaaggatgtcctgtatgagtgctctattttTTGATacaatacttataggtttggatgtctcaaataTAGTGCAATCGATCatcaagagtggtagtcaactttacgagggctattaagtgtcgatagaggatcatccactctcgatatcatgagaagaatatcccatgtgtttttgctcatacAAATCCCGGGCCAGGATTATTCggattaagagaaaaagagttctccgggtgaatccgattagagtgagactcgagtagaaaccgtatgggtctgacagcaccatgcccaatatacgatctttgggatattagatggatgagggactataggtacacaataactgagaacagacaggtcaaatggattggattcccctgtattgtttggggattgcggcgtagtggcctggtacatccgtagtcgatgagtcgagtgaattattatggagataataattgactaagccagaatgagttctgataggtatgactcacgaccagctcgatattgggtctagagggtcacacacatatggtaggcattgcgatgagtagaggtttggatatgagatatccgccggagtctctatcttattggatatccaataagcccttgaactattagatctcatggacgagatctaataagagcccatgagagattattggatagagatccactaatctaagaggcttgggtagttggataaagatctaaTACGCAATATGGGagaatctattagggttaagttgacaagggacctctataaatatgagggattcagtggttcataggctagagcttttgcttgcctctcctattctcctccccctctccacctcagagtaggaatggagttttgaggagcattgtcgcaaccctgctatgtggatcaccgctagagaggagggcgcttgacctccttcaccctctcctagagatctgcagggaaacaaggatatacaatctccataggtaacataatctattctatatgcagttttaagttttgcggatttttacgcaccaatcttcgcacgacgacgaacatctctttgagaataggggattttgttttctgttcttccgctacacatgtgatgtcgcccccaaagatttcccaacacgaaCAACACCAAAGACTACCACAGAAGAATCACCTTTCAGATTGACGTTCGGTATCGAGGCGGTGCATCCACCTGAGGTAGTATTTCCGACACCCCGGGTTGAAAACTTCAATGATGTCACATCAAAAAATGAGCTCCGAGCCAGTCTCGATCTCATCAAAGAACGAAGAGCCGACACACGCCTCCAAGCCCTCTCTTATAGAAGAGTCAGCGCAAGGCTTTACAACCGAAGGGTGCAAGGCCAATAAAGCTCGGCGACTTAGTCCTACGGAAGGCCAACGTCAGCGACCTGACTCACTCCCGAGGCAAGCTGGCTCCGAGTTGGGAAGGCCCTTATTGGGTAGCAGCGGTAGTTCGGGATGGTACTTATTGCTTAGCGACACGGGAAGGACGACAATTGTCGAGGACACAACACATATCAAATTTGAAGAAGTTCTATGTTTGAAAAGTCTGTTGAGTAAAAGCCCTGTCGTCAAAGAGAAGAGGAAAAAACATGCACCTCGCAAGATTGGGAAAAAGAGTTTCATTGATAAAGAAATATTACATTACCCGACTGGTCGTGGCATACAAGATAAAATAGCACCAAATTGgccatgaaaaggaaaaagacaaGGGGGACACAGCCTAAGCCTCGGGAAGATTTGTGCTGTCGTCAAAAGGGACTTCGTCGGGCATCTCCACGCTGTTGTCTTCAGGTAGGCAGGAGAAGGGATCTTCATCAACTGAAGGTTAGGAAACTAAGCTTGAAACCGAAACACGACGACTCGATATCTGTATTCATATGTGACTTGCCTCGACCTTTACAGCCCGAGCTGAAACCCGCGAGACTCCTTGTATTCTTCTATGAGATTTTTGTTCTTTGCAAGAGCGGCTTGGGTTTCCTCCATGAGAGCCTCCTCGGCCTTCTTTGTCGACGCTCGAGCCGCCTCCAGGCTATGAGACATGTCCAACAGTTCACCTTCCATTGAGTGAACCCGCCCGCCTGACTCCTTCAATTGCTCCTGGAGACCTGCCTGCTGTTGCCTGACATTCTCAACTTCCAACATCAACCGTGCAACCGCCCCCTCCAGGTCGATCGCCCGCTACTCAGCCACTGCAACAGCCTCCAGCACCACCCCTGCTTTCAGTTCTTCGATTTGGCCACGGAGCTCGACAGTCTGATCGCCCAGGCTGTTGATTATCTGACCAGTGTCATGCACTCGGTCTACGAGCGCCATATAATAGTGTTGGTTATGCGCAAAGTTCCCTGGTCGGTCCGAGTCCCCCATAGACGGTGTAGCGGGATGACGAGGATGAGGAGCTGAAGAGGCATGGGGCATCCCCCTCAGTTGCTTGAGGTTCACCATATCTGCTCTGGAAATCAAAGAGTTGTTAGTAACGTCAAATGACTACAAAGCGGCTAGTAAAAGGGGATTGGCCCGAGCCGTACCCTGGGGTGCCAGACTAAGACAGACCTCGACCAACTactcctcggtcatctccctAACAACCCGAGAGGTAGAGAGAATCTCCTTCAAGCACCCAAGCTGCTCGCACTCGTTGTTAGACAACTTGGGGAAGCTATTATTGATCACCCAAGCATATCATTAGAGGCTAAACCCCACCCTCCACTACAACTACCAAAAAAGTAATGACTTTTTCACTCTTTATTATCAGAAGGCTCCCCTCTCACCCTAAACCACCGTGGGATGATAGAAAATAGCCGCTCGACCCTTTGGAAAGATAGAAGCAGGACATAAAAAGGGATCAGGTCGAAGTAATAGCTGCTCTATGACATTCTTCGAGGAAAGCCACCATATACCTCCATGAGTTCGGGGCCATATGAAATGGTGAGATCTGCCACTAGGAGAAGCAAGCCTCGATCACCGGGTGTAAAGGGAACCTGAGCCTAGCCTCAAGGGCATCAAGAGTTAGACCAAACCCATCCGGGAACAGGTCATAGGCCCATTATCCGGACCGAGGGGTGTGTAGCTCATATTCATTCGGGATATTCTAACGATCCCTGACGCGGTTGAGCAATGCCGTAGTCATGACGGAATCAAAGTTGTGCAGGGATTTCATGACTTCCagggctcgagtggtcttctcacTCACAGGAGATGCCCCACCCGACGACGGGTCACTACTCGAGATCGACGCTACAACCTCGGATCCCGACCTACCGGATGacaaagaagagaaagaggaagaagaggaagaggaggaaggggacATCTTGACTGAcctgatatatatgtatatgtatatgtatatgtatatgtatatatacatgtatatatatacatacatacatgtatgtatgtatatatatataaacaagacGACGTCGCGTCACCTCAATGATGTTGCTgctcgtgggagaaggaaaaggcgatgtCGTCGAGGCGATACGATgtcatcttttataaaaaaatataaatatatataatcttatatatacatgtatatgtatatatgtgtatatgtatatgtatatgtatatatatttatgtatatatttatatgtatatacatatgtatatacatgagaGACAATCATAGTGTGCAGTTATAATCAAGGTatgtaattttgaataatatcatCTGGTACGAACGGTATGGACCGTTCGTTACTGGCCGAAacgtaatatatatatgtatgtatatatatatatatatatttatatgtatatatatatatatgtatatgtatatgtatatatatatataatttatataaatatttttataaaagatgaCATCGTGTCGTATTTTTTGACGACGTCGTCGAGACGACGCAACGTCACCTTTtatatgaatatttatatataaacgaGACGACGTCACGTCGCGTCGCCTCAACGATGTCGCCCcacatgggagaaggaaaagacGATGTCGTCGAAGTGATGTGATATcgtcttttataaaaaaatataaaaatatatatatatatatatcgaacgatATACCACTCGATATATACACTATCATACTAtatcgagcgaacgtcgaaacttcggtatggtacgatattttaattttttattacaatATCATACGGTATTATTGTATTTCGAAACTCTGCAATTGAGTTAGATATCTCTTTCAATAAAATTGGCGTTTTTATGCAAGAGGATGCCATTTAGGCTTAAGATTTGAACTGCTTGATAGCAGGTGCAATCTCGTTACCACGAATAGGCATAGCCTTCGATTTGTTGTGGGTGGCATCGTGCGTTATGACAGTCACACTACACCGCTGTTGACAATTATTCTCTGGCCAATGATTCGAATGGCATCTCGAAACACTGAATCGTTGAATGATTCGGTGGATCAATATCATTAGTCGAGCTGATGAATCAATTCGTTAGATAATGTActtaatatatcaagaaaataattattacacatcatattaagaatataaatatatatagtaactttctttctcttttttgcttATAATAAACATTCATATAGTTCAAATAgtctaattataataaaatagatCGGTGAGGttgattttgtttttttattaggCTGATCAATCTTAATCTGGATTCGTATTTATTCGACTAAACTCATAACTCTTAAAGAGTCTAAGATTCGTATGCTTGATTAAGATTATGACTCTATGCTTATATTTTTGTCTGGATTGTGACTCCTAATTTATGTAATCAACATACATTCGGATTACATGGAAAAGTCCCATAATACTAATATCTTTAATTCTAAATacgaattaataataataattgcatGAGTTCAGTGGTGAGGACAAGTTTTGGCAATTATTAGTATCGGATTGTGTTCAAAATAAAAGCATAACATTCGaataatgcaaaaaataaacaataaataatGAAACAGAATAATACAAAAGAAATCAGAATTAACCTAATCTGGTTATGATTCCGACAAAGATCTTATTTCGGCTGTGTGGAAATAAGATCTGTTTGTAGATACCATACGAGTGTCCTGAAATTGAGATCGAATCGATCCATCAGACCAAGAAAAAAAATAGGAATAATATCTTAATATCTgatttcattattattttattcatcatcatatatatatatatatatatatataaatatatattgtgaAAATGTTGAATTTACCAATCGGATCACCAGATGAGTTGAACGCTGGTACAGTTAGTGGACCCATCGATCCGCTAAGTACGGTGAGAAGGACTCGTGTATGAACGCTGGTCGTATTTGGAAGCGCATTATGTGACTTCCCCATGCAAGGGTGGCCTGCTTTGCTCTGCTTCTCCCTCCTTAAAGCTTGCGCCCTCCCTTCTCCGCCATCCCCAACATCAAAAATCACGCAcacaaacagagagagagagagagagagagagagaatggagaaGGCGATCGAGAgacagagggttctcctccaccacctccgacCTTCGCCTTCCGCCGATCCCCCCAGCATCTCGGTACCTTCTTCTAATCCTCCGTTGATCTGCTTGGGTCGAGGCAAATTAGGGTTTAGATGCTCGGATCCGTTCCGATCTCCGCTCTTTTGGTGCTTTTGTGCGCGCGAGCGGGGGTTCGGTGCGTCTTATGTGGGCTTTTTCTTGTTTGTTTGTGTCTTTTTCTTGACAGACCGCCGTCTGTTCTGCCAGTGGGAGCGCGAAGGATCGGAGTTCTTGCTTCGGCGATGATGTCGTTATCGTGGCGTGAGTCCTCCTATCCGTTCTCTGCATTTCTGGCtttctgtttcatctgttatgtGCCGTTGTTTGAAAGAGGGAGAAAATGAAGGTGTGTGTGTTTTGGCTGGTTTTCTCATGTGTGACGTCGGGAAGCTCGTTGAGTTAAGAACAGTGAATAGTTAACTCGATGGTTTTGTTAACGGATTTCTATCTTCATGAATTTCTTCTCCACCTTTCATCTCGGAAACCCCTCTTCTTAGGGGTTCCCGCACCTTCGTCTTGGTAGGGCTCCTTGCGCTAAATGATATCCCTTGGTTGATTCTGTAGTAAttgtagatttatttttttatgccaTTCCGTTTCTAAATTAAagtataattttgaaaaaaaaatcaacaatagTTATGATTTTGAAGCGATAATGCCACTGAATTGACATGCAGCACCAAAACGTATAAGGATTAGCTATTGGAAAAGATGCAAAATCCACGACTTTCTTGCATATTAAACATGAGTCATGCAACAAAGAATTATTTTAGCTACATGATGAGATGAGTTTCCATTTCTTGCATATTATGTTTCTTTGGTTCTAAAAACAAGTGTCAGGGCACCTCTGTGGACCTCCTTTTGCAGGATAATATGTGCAAGTTGACTGTTTGCATGTTATGTATGTTGGGCCAATAACCTGACGATTTGTATGGGGTAAATATGTGCAAGATGAGGATTTTGTATGGATTAAGGCCTGTAGAAACAAAACTGTACGTGGGCATGTCCGGTGAATGGTGGTAACAAGAAAACCTTCTCCAAGGATTTCAAGATTTTTCCTCCTTTAATCTCAAAAGTACCTAGGGGAATACTTCtgcattttctttcttctcttatgTCCCCATGAATGGTTGAGATAGGATGGTCATGCCACTTTGattgagatttatgaatcttGAAAACTTTGACTGGTGCACACCAAGAAATCAGGAATTCAGAGATTTAAGATTGGTTTATCCTAATGCAGTTCTGTGTTGActgttgatagattttcatcaACCATATTTCCCAGCAAATAAAAAATTTTCTCTGGCAAGGGAAGCAGAGTCAATCTGTCAATCAAGAAATTGGAATGGTTCTAGCATTCTACCACTAGCTGTCTTTAAAATTCAACTCTCACATCCTATTGTATGGCTTTGGAGGTTTTTGGTATTCTTTTGTGTTGGATCTCTAGTAATTGTCGCCTGTAGCTTAATCTCTTATATTTGTTGTGTAAGATAGTGCTTGTCGAACTGCTCTTTGCAAGGCCAGAAAAGGGGGATTTAAGGATACATATCCTGATGACCTGCTAGCTCCTGTTCTTAAGGTTAATTCTTTTTTGCTTTGTTCTTTTCCTTCACATAGAAATTTCTGTAtggaataaattaaaaaaagataaaagataaaatgCCTTCTCTTGGAGCTTTTTATTAATTTGGTTATGGCTTATATTTATGGGAGCTTCCACATTTTGTTCTATAGGCATTGTTGGATAAGACTCGGTTGAacccaagtgaagttggtgatatTATTGTTGGCACAGTCTTGGCACCCGGATCTCAAAGGGCAATTGAGTGCAGGATGGGAGCATTTTATGCTGGATTTCCTGGTTGGTTGACTTCCCTTGACTTTGCAACGGTCATAGCTtattcatttttttcttcttttacattttgtttttttttcatgaataacAGATACGGTTCCACTCAGAACTGTAAACAGACAATGTTCTTCTGGTCTTCAGGCTGTTGCTGATATTGCAGCTGCTATAAAAGCTGGTTTTTATGATTTTGGTATGGTTTTCTGTGGGTTGACTGGTTCTGTAAATTTCTGGCTGATCCTCTGGCTATATTAGGTCTTTCTTACTTATGCAGGCATTGGTGCTGGGGTGGAATCAATGACTGTAGATCCAGTCAGATGGGATTGGCCTGCTAATCCCAATGTATAACTTATGTTATATTGTCAATTGAAATTTTCTTGCTGTAGTGCTGCAGTTATAGTTTCATAGTTAATTTGAATGTAAAAAATCCTAAGATCCTTTTGCATCAAAAATCTACTTTATATTCCTCAGGCTCAGTTATTTGCACAAGCCCGAGACTGTTTACTTCCAATGGGCATTACATCTGAGAATGTGGCTGAACGTTATGGCATAACAAGACAGGAGCAAGATCAGGCTGCTGTGAGATTTGTGGCTATTGATTTTATCCCTAAAAGAGATTGCATTTGTAAATATTTTTTGTTCAAAATTTCTAATGCCTCTCATTTTGTTTAGGTTGAATCTCATAGGAAGGCAGCTGCAGCAGTAGCCGCTGGTAAATTTAAAGAAGAAATCATTCCTGTTGTTACAAAGGTACTTAAAGCATGAGAGACACCCTTTGTTTGTTATGGTTCTTACTTGTTTGTAGCAGTTCCAGAACTATACGGAATAAAAACCAGGAATATGAAATAAATAGCAATGATATTAAGGGAAATAATGGCCAACTGTTCAATGGGTTTCTTAACAACATGGTGATGCAATGATAACCATTAAACCCTTACCAGAGATATTAGGGACAAATTTTTTTGACAAGTTAAACAGAAACAAATCACTAGAAATCTTGATGTGCTCTTTCGTCTGCTGCAAACAATTTCTTTGTTGGGTTGTCTTTTGATGTTATTTCTCTTCAGAACTTTGATCCTGCGATATTACCTTTTGAAGGTTGTAGACCCCAAAACTGGAGAGCACAAGCAAGTGACAGTTTCTGCAGATGATGGAATTCGTCCAGATACATCAATTTCAGTTCTTTCAAAACTTAAACCGGCTTTCAAGAAGGATGGGACAACAACTGCTGGTGAGAAGCAAATAGTTTGTGAATTTTGGTTCCTTGGCTAAATCATTGATGATGCATATTGAAGTTCTTTTTCACTTGTGCAGGCAATTCTAGTCAGGTGACTGATGGTGCTGCAGCAGTCCTCCTCATGAGAAGGGATGCAGCAATGAAAAAGGGGCTCCCGGTACTTGGTGTATTCAGGTTGTTTATATATTGTTGCACACTGTTGAACTTTTAATATGCTTGGTTTTTTGTTTGTCTAAGTTGGTTAGTTACTTTACCATAGGGAAGGAAAAATACTAAATTCCCTGGGCTATATAAAGCTCTCAATTTATACTCATGATCTAGTGAACATGATATCTGAACGTCAGTCTTAATGATACCTATGCTATCTGTCTGATTCTGTGCATTTCAATTACCAACAGATATTATGACTGTCAG from Musa acuminata AAA Group cultivar baxijiao chromosome BXJ2-11, Cavendish_Baxijiao_AAA, whole genome shotgun sequence encodes:
- the LOC135627481 gene encoding 3-ketoacyl-CoA thiolase 2, peroxisomal-like, whose amino-acid sequence is MQGWPALLCFSLLKACALPSPPSPTSKITHTNRERERERERMEKAIERQRVLLHHLRPSPSADPPSISTAVCSASGSAKDRSSCFGDDVVIVAACRTALCKARKGGFKDTYPDDLLAPVLKALLDKTRLNPSEVGDIIVGTVLAPGSQRAIECRMGAFYAGFPDTVPLRTVNRQCSSGLQAVADIAAAIKAGFYDFGIGAGVESMTVDPVRWDWPANPNAQLFAQARDCLLPMGITSENVAERYGITRQEQDQAAVESHRKAAAAVAAGKFKEEIIPVVTKVVDPKTGEHKQVTVSADDGIRPDTSISVLSKLKPAFKKDGTTTAGNSSQVTDGAAAVLLMRRDAAMKKGLPVLGVFRSFVAVGVEPNVMGIGPVAAIPAAVKAAGLQLDDIDLFEINEAFASQYVYCCKKLKLDPAKVNVNGGAMALGHPLGCTGARCVSTLLYEMKRRGKDCRFGVISMCIGSGMGAAAVFERGDGVDQLSNARQVISNN